Proteins from a genomic interval of Paenibacillus sp. FSL H8-0048:
- a CDS encoding glycoside hydrolase family 2 TIM barrel-domain containing protein, translating to MSVNGPILDWLSDVTVFKVNRLEAHSDHRYYRTMEEAERQAPMALRHSLNGDWKFSYAVNAAARVKDFYKTEYDTRGWGHIQVPGHIQLQGYGRPQYANTMYPWDGLDAVRPPEIPVSSNTVGSYVKMFEVPAEWKKGPVFISFQGVEAACYVWLNGHFVGYSEDSFTPAEFELTPYLQEGANKLAVEVYQRCTGSWLEDQDFWRFSGIFREVYLYTVPELHVQDLRIQAELDASYEKGKLTAELRMATEAEAMVRVELKDAAGAVVADTEGRAVAGKAALSMDAGKVFLWSAENPYLYNVCISVYNSQGELVEAIVQRAGFRTFELKDKLMLLNGKRIMFKGVNRHEFTPRTGRNISKEDMIKDIIILKQNNINAVRTSHYPNQTLWYELCDEYGVYVIDEMNLESHGSWQKMGAVEPSWNIPGDKPEWEGIVMDRAVSMLERDKNHPSILIWSCGNESYAGEVILKVSEYFRKSDSGRLVHYEGVFHNRKYNDTSDMESRMYAKPADIVEYLENKPDKPYISCEYMHAMGNSVGGLHKYIELESRYPLYQGGFIWDYIDQALVAKNRYGEEYLAYGGDFDDRPTDYSFCGNGIVFADRTITPKMQEVKFLYQNLRLVPEQDAVTVINGNLFEGTERLLLEFRLLREGREIFKGEQEIHVAAQEEARIPLELPEVSAEPGEYTLAVSLTLKEAELWAERGFETAYGEHVFRVEAARVETAGAKTGGETELLPAAAELCVIEGDVNIGVTGRGFSALFSKQAGSLVSLCYGQREMIATPPVPLFWRATTDNDKGTALGYHAGGWFAASLTRQCTAVRLQAEADRATVSFDYAFSISSELKASIQYTVHADGSVRVRMVYTGADGLPDVPVVAVSFRMSADYEASEWYARGPEENYSDRAFGARLTRFRRKVTELPSPYLVPQESGNRTGVREVSITDSRGYGLQVQAAAGQPLECTLSPYTAFELEQAAHAYELPKVHYTVVTLAGQQMGVGGDDSWGAPVHPEYRIAANQQLEFEFTLTAALPEV from the coding sequence ATGTCAGTCAATGGACCAATTCTGGATTGGCTAAGCGATGTAACTGTATTTAAGGTGAACCGCTTGGAAGCGCATTCGGATCACCGCTATTATAGAACGATGGAGGAAGCGGAGAGACAAGCCCCCATGGCGCTGCGCCACTCTCTGAACGGAGACTGGAAATTCAGTTATGCGGTGAATGCGGCAGCCCGTGTTAAGGATTTCTATAAGACTGAATATGATACGAGAGGGTGGGGGCACATCCAAGTGCCGGGTCATATCCAGCTTCAGGGGTACGGCAGGCCGCAATATGCGAATACGATGTACCCATGGGACGGTCTGGATGCTGTAAGGCCGCCGGAGATTCCGGTGAGCAGTAATACGGTGGGCAGCTATGTGAAGATGTTCGAGGTTCCGGCAGAGTGGAAGAAGGGTCCGGTCTTTATTTCTTTTCAGGGGGTAGAGGCGGCTTGTTATGTCTGGTTGAACGGGCACTTCGTCGGCTACAGTGAAGACAGCTTCACCCCTGCGGAATTCGAATTGACACCCTATCTGCAGGAAGGAGCCAATAAGCTCGCGGTTGAAGTCTATCAGCGCTGTACGGGGAGCTGGCTGGAGGATCAGGATTTCTGGCGGTTCTCAGGGATTTTTCGTGAGGTGTATTTGTATACGGTTCCTGAGCTGCATGTACAGGATTTGCGGATTCAGGCGGAGCTGGATGCTTCCTATGAGAAAGGCAAGTTAACGGCGGAACTTCGCATGGCAACTGAGGCTGAGGCTATGGTTCGGGTGGAGCTGAAGGATGCAGCAGGCGCTGTAGTTGCGGATACAGAAGGACGAGCTGTGGCGGGTAAGGCGGCTCTGAGTATGGATGCGGGCAAGGTGTTCCTGTGGAGCGCCGAGAATCCGTACCTCTATAACGTCTGTATCTCTGTATATAACAGCCAGGGGGAACTGGTGGAGGCGATTGTGCAGCGGGCGGGCTTCCGCACCTTTGAGCTGAAGGACAAGCTGATGCTGCTGAACGGCAAACGGATCATGTTCAAAGGCGTCAACCGCCACGAGTTCACCCCCCGCACGGGCCGGAACATCTCCAAGGAAGATATGATTAAGGATATCATCATCCTGAAGCAGAATAATATCAACGCTGTACGGACCTCGCATTATCCGAACCAGACGCTCTGGTATGAGCTGTGTGATGAATACGGGGTGTATGTGATTGACGAGATGAATCTGGAATCCCATGGCTCATGGCAGAAGATGGGCGCTGTTGAGCCGTCCTGGAACATTCCCGGAGATAAGCCGGAGTGGGAGGGGATTGTCATGGATCGGGCGGTATCGATGCTGGAGCGCGATAAAAACCATCCGTCGATTCTGATCTGGTCCTGCGGCAATGAATCGTATGCGGGTGAGGTGATTCTGAAGGTATCGGAGTATTTCCGCAAGAGTGATTCGGGCAGGCTGGTTCATTATGAAGGAGTCTTCCATAACCGCAAATATAATGACACCAGTGATATGGAGAGCCGGATGTATGCGAAGCCGGCGGATATAGTGGAATACCTGGAGAATAAACCGGATAAGCCGTATATAAGCTGTGAGTACATGCATGCTATGGGGAATTCGGTAGGGGGACTCCATAAATATATCGAGCTGGAGAGCCGTTATCCACTGTATCAGGGCGGCTTCATCTGGGATTACATCGATCAGGCGCTGGTAGCCAAGAACCGTTACGGTGAAGAGTATCTGGCGTATGGCGGAGATTTCGATGACCGGCCGACGGACTACAGCTTCTGCGGCAACGGGATTGTGTTCGCTGACCGGACGATCACGCCGAAGATGCAGGAGGTGAAGTTCCTCTACCAGAACCTCCGGCTTGTTCCTGAACAGGACGCCGTGACGGTGATCAACGGCAATCTGTTCGAAGGGACGGAGCGTTTGCTGCTGGAGTTCCGGTTATTGCGAGAGGGACGGGAGATCTTCAAGGGGGAACAGGAGATTCATGTGGCCGCGCAGGAGGAGGCGCGGATTCCCCTGGAGCTGCCGGAGGTGTCAGCAGAGCCGGGAGAGTACACTCTGGCTGTAAGTCTTACGCTGAAGGAAGCCGAGCTATGGGCGGAGCGGGGGTTCGAGACGGCCTATGGAGAGCATGTGTTCCGGGTTGAAGCAGCTCGCGTAGAAACGGCCGGGGCAAAAACAGGCGGAGAAACGGAGCTGCTCCCTGCGGCAGCGGAGCTCTGCGTCATTGAAGGGGATGTGAACATTGGGGTCACTGGACGCGGCTTCTCCGCGCTGTTCTCCAAGCAGGCGGGCTCGCTGGTGTCGCTCTGCTACGGGCAGCGCGAGATGATTGCGACTCCGCCGGTTCCATTGTTCTGGCGGGCAACGACCGACAATGATAAGGGGACCGCGCTGGGGTACCATGCCGGCGGCTGGTTTGCAGCCAGTCTGACCCGCCAGTGCACGGCGGTCAGACTGCAAGCGGAAGCAGACCGGGCTACGGTCAGCTTCGATTATGCCTTCAGCATCAGCAGTGAGCTGAAGGCAAGTATTCAGTACACGGTCCATGCCGATGGCAGCGTCCGTGTACGCATGGTCTACACCGGGGCAGACGGCCTGCCGGATGTTCCGGTTGTGGCGGTATCCTTCCGGATGTCGGCAGACTACGAGGCCTCCGAGTGGTATGCCCGCGGACCGGAAGAGAACTACAGTGACCGCGCGTTCGGAGCGCGGCTCACCCGCTTCCGGCGTAAGGTGACGGAGCTGCCGTCACCGTATCTGGTGCCGCAGGAATCCGGCAACCGGACGGGCGTCCGTGAGGTGAGCATCACGGACAGCCGGGGGTATGGGCTGCAGGTTCAGGCGGCTGCAGGCCAGCCGCTGGAATGTACGCTGTCACCGTATACAGCGTTCGAACTGGAGCAGGCAGCACATGCTTATGAGCTGCCTAAGGTGCACTACACGGTTGTCACCCTCGCGGGACAGCAGATGGGTGTGGGCGGGGATGACAGCTGGGGAGCACCGGTGCATCCGGAATACCGGATCGCAGCTAATCAGCAGCTGGAATTCGAGTTCACACTGACGGCGGCATTGCCGGAGGTGTAA
- a CDS encoding helix-turn-helix transcriptional regulator, with the protein MNPLLFRIPPLPHYIASGLNHCQPGYKHRSRQQIKVFDLLIVQQGCLYLGEEEQRFTVKAGDALILRPDCHHFGTEGCREETAYHWLHFQTFHDLPSLSAAGSASGNPNETTGELAASLFDISSFNLVLSQFVNLLLPDRAYGVLEQLTQLQATAHLEAVRFRQQLLFQDLLQQLAASVNPEHRSSQTTLCAEQAASYLRTHYREEITTAMLGDSLNFHPVYIARCMNKVYGCSPMEYLLRYRIGQSKLLLMQTSFPIARIAEEVGFNQSSYFSSTFMKLERLSPREYRQRFS; encoded by the coding sequence ATGAACCCGCTTCTGTTCCGCATCCCTCCCCTGCCGCATTATATAGCCAGCGGCCTTAATCACTGCCAGCCCGGCTATAAGCACCGGAGCCGCCAGCAGATCAAGGTATTTGATTTGCTCATTGTCCAGCAGGGCTGCCTGTATCTTGGTGAGGAGGAGCAGCGGTTCACCGTGAAGGCAGGCGATGCCTTGATTCTGCGCCCGGACTGCCACCACTTTGGAACCGAAGGCTGCAGGGAGGAGACGGCCTATCATTGGCTTCACTTCCAGACCTTCCATGACCTGCCTTCCTTATCCGCAGCAGGGTCCGCTTCCGGCAACCCTAACGAGACTACAGGAGAGCTTGCTGCTTCTCTATTCGATATCAGCTCCTTCAATCTGGTGTTATCCCAGTTTGTTAACTTACTTCTGCCGGACAGAGCTTACGGGGTATTGGAGCAGCTCACACAATTGCAGGCCACCGCCCACCTTGAAGCGGTCCGCTTCCGGCAGCAGCTCCTCTTCCAGGATCTCCTGCAGCAGCTGGCCGCTTCTGTGAACCCGGAGCACCGCAGCTCCCAAACCACCCTATGTGCCGAGCAGGCCGCCTCCTATCTCCGCACCCACTACCGTGAAGAGATTACAACCGCCATGCTGGGAGACAGTCTCAACTTCCATCCGGTCTATATTGCCCGCTGCATGAACAAGGTATATGGCTGTTCGCCCATGGAGTATCTGCTCCGCTACCGCATCGGGCAGAGCAAGCTGCTGCTGATGCAGACCAGCTTCCCGATTGCCCGGATTGCCGAAGAGGTGGGCTTCAACCAATCCTCCTACTTCAGTTCCACCTTCATGAAGCTGGAGAGGTTATCGCCGCGGGAGTACCGGCAACGCTTCTCATGA
- a CDS encoding ABC transporter permease: MLLPTLLFFLINSYFPMVGVYYAFTQFDFNSGLFDAPFVGLKNFEFLWKSGTLVKLTLNTIGYNLAFILLGNVLAIICAILLSELRVKWFKKLTQSVMFLPYFVSFVILSVIVYNVFNYDNGFLNTLLTQFGANPVDVYNNPVIWILLIILFYLWKNLGYSMVIYLASITGISEEYYEAAKIDGAHIFQRIWYITVPMLKSTFVMLLLFSLGSIMKGQFDLFYQLIGNNGVLYNTTDILDTYVFRSLKVTFDVGMATAAGLYQSLFGFFLIMTVNYIIRKINDDYALF; encoded by the coding sequence ATGCTGCTGCCTACGCTGTTGTTCTTTCTAATTAATTCGTATTTTCCGATGGTCGGGGTCTATTATGCATTCACGCAGTTTGATTTCAATTCCGGGCTGTTCGACGCTCCGTTCGTGGGGCTGAAGAATTTTGAATTTCTCTGGAAGTCCGGCACGCTGGTGAAGCTGACGCTCAATACGATCGGCTACAATCTGGCGTTTATTTTACTCGGGAATGTGCTGGCGATTATCTGTGCGATCCTGCTTAGCGAGCTGCGGGTGAAGTGGTTCAAGAAGCTGACCCAATCGGTTATGTTTCTGCCGTATTTCGTATCGTTCGTTATCTTAAGCGTTATCGTCTACAATGTGTTCAATTATGATAACGGTTTCTTGAATACGCTGCTGACGCAATTCGGGGCGAATCCTGTGGATGTCTATAATAATCCGGTCATCTGGATTCTCCTGATTATTCTCTTTTATCTCTGGAAAAATCTCGGCTACAGCATGGTCATCTACCTGGCCTCCATCACGGGCATCAGCGAGGAATATTATGAAGCGGCCAAAATTGACGGTGCCCACATTTTTCAGCGGATCTGGTATATCACGGTGCCGATGCTGAAATCGACCTTTGTCATGCTGCTGCTGTTCTCGCTGGGGAGTATTATGAAGGGGCAGTTTGACCTCTTTTACCAGCTGATTGGCAATAACGGGGTGCTGTACAATACAACGGATATTCTGGATACGTACGTGTTCCGCTCGCTCAAGGTGACCTTCGATGTCGGGATGGCAACGGCGGCCGGCCTGTATCAATCGCTGTTCGGCTTCTTCCTGATTATGACGGTCAACTATATCATCCGTAAAATAAATGACGATTACGCCTTGTTCTAG
- a CDS encoding carbohydrate ABC transporter permease: protein MQIKDDSYTRLLQGVAYTVIILGSLACLIPFLLIISASLTANESIIKDGYHFIPAQFSLEGYKTVFTFPDEVLRAYGVTLFTTVIGTTLGLFFMTMAGYVLARKDFKYRNTFSFYIYFTTLFGGGLVPWYIMITKYLHLTDSYGALIFPGLMTPFLIILMKNFIRSAVPEELFESAKIDGAGDFKIYWRIVLQLSMPGIATVGLFLALAYWNDWFSSSLFINDPHKYQLQFHLYNVINSASFIANMGAGTGVSLGSDLPTESTKMAMAIVVTGPILFLYPFIQRYFVKGLTIGAVKG from the coding sequence ATGCAAATCAAAGACGACTCGTACACCAGGCTATTGCAGGGAGTAGCTTATACGGTAATTATACTGGGCTCCTTAGCCTGTTTGATTCCGTTCCTGCTGATTATTTCGGCATCCTTGACGGCTAATGAGTCCATCATTAAGGACGGTTATCATTTCATCCCGGCACAGTTCTCGCTGGAGGGCTATAAGACAGTATTTACTTTTCCTGATGAGGTGCTGCGGGCGTATGGGGTGACGCTGTTCACTACGGTGATTGGTACGACGCTGGGATTGTTCTTCATGACGATGGCCGGTTATGTGCTGGCCCGCAAGGATTTCAAATACCGCAATACCTTCTCGTTCTATATTTACTTCACGACCCTGTTCGGCGGGGGGCTGGTGCCCTGGTACATTATGATTACCAAGTATCTGCATCTGACCGATTCTTATGGGGCGTTGATTTTTCCCGGCTTGATGACGCCGTTCCTGATTATTCTGATGAAGAATTTCATCCGCTCGGCGGTGCCGGAGGAGCTGTTCGAATCGGCCAAGATTGACGGGGCGGGGGATTTCAAAATATACTGGCGCATTGTGCTGCAGCTCTCGATGCCCGGGATTGCTACGGTAGGACTCTTCCTTGCGCTGGCTTACTGGAACGACTGGTTCTCCTCGTCGCTGTTCATCAATGATCCGCATAAGTATCAGCTGCAGTTCCATTTGTATAATGTCATCAATTCGGCCTCCTTCATCGCCAATATGGGCGCGGGTACCGGGGTCAGCTTAGGCAGTGATCTGCCTACAGAATCCACCAAGATGGCGATGGCCATTGTGGTCACGGGGCCGATTCTGTTCCTGTATCCGTTCATCCAGCGTTATTTCGTGAAGGGACTGACAATCGGAGCGGTCAAAGGTTAG
- a CDS encoding extracellular solute-binding protein: MRKKAGKRSVVTLTAGVLALSLLAGCGGGNSNGNTGSSAGKDGNAGTPAASEGAAKAADTGIDTSKKVELQFYMLGDAPKDLPAIQAEVNKMAEADLNATVKFNFTSWTDWDQKYKLLLSSGQAIDLIFTADWTQYQSYAKRGAFLALDDLLPKAAPELQKFVPEQMWEDVKVDGKIYTVPATFKEYVTNGFVYREDLRKKYNLPVPKDLASYEAYMDGIAKNEPDMMPMSLNSDVGNNLHYIYTELNKMIGALPYGMGVKYDSPGTVYSYWGSDEQKEELKTMKRWADKGFIPKNVLNIKDTMQDPMTSGKAASMFGDNPNRFNDMKMKISTTHPDWEMAYSPFGLTTGYATPVHPIHNGFAIPKSSKNPERALAFYQKMVLDKRYNQLTQYGIEGKNYTVEDGYYKLVGTSTSNGFTREGMNGWAWRNPEFMLFDKGFDGVKAIFDELDKIQKPDLFLGFAEDYSSYQAEKAALEQVEKQYLFPLEAGLVDDVDKGLETFMQKAKQAGLEKIQAEWTKQWEAYVAEKNLK; this comes from the coding sequence ATGAGAAAGAAAGCAGGCAAACGATCTGTGGTTACGCTTACAGCGGGGGTGCTCGCTCTATCGCTCCTGGCCGGCTGCGGCGGGGGGAACAGCAATGGCAACACGGGCAGCAGTGCCGGGAAGGACGGCAACGCAGGCACACCGGCTGCATCAGAGGGAGCGGCGAAGGCAGCGGATACCGGGATCGACACCTCGAAGAAGGTGGAGCTGCAATTCTATATGCTCGGCGATGCTCCTAAGGATCTTCCGGCCATCCAGGCTGAAGTCAACAAAATGGCTGAGGCAGACCTGAACGCCACGGTGAAGTTCAACTTCACCAGCTGGACGGACTGGGATCAGAAGTATAAGCTGCTGCTGTCCTCCGGGCAGGCGATTGATCTGATTTTTACGGCGGACTGGACTCAATATCAATCCTATGCGAAGCGCGGTGCCTTCCTGGCACTGGATGATCTACTGCCGAAGGCGGCTCCTGAGCTGCAGAAGTTCGTCCCTGAGCAAATGTGGGAGGATGTTAAGGTTGACGGTAAAATCTACACGGTTCCGGCGACCTTCAAGGAGTATGTCACCAACGGGTTCGTCTACCGCGAGGATCTGCGCAAGAAATACAATCTACCGGTGCCCAAGGACTTGGCCAGCTATGAGGCCTACATGGACGGCATTGCCAAAAATGAGCCGGATATGATGCCGATGTCCCTGAACAGCGATGTGGGCAATAACCTGCACTACATCTACACGGAGCTAAACAAGATGATTGGCGCGCTGCCTTATGGAATGGGTGTGAAGTATGACTCCCCGGGAACCGTCTACTCCTACTGGGGCTCGGACGAGCAGAAGGAAGAGCTGAAGACGATGAAGCGCTGGGCGGACAAGGGCTTCATTCCGAAGAACGTGCTGAACATCAAGGATACGATGCAGGACCCGATGACCTCCGGCAAAGCCGCCAGTATGTTCGGAGATAACCCTAACCGGTTCAATGATATGAAGATGAAGATCAGCACGACTCACCCGGATTGGGAAATGGCTTATTCTCCGTTTGGTTTGACTACGGGCTATGCGACTCCGGTCCATCCGATTCACAACGGATTCGCGATTCCGAAGAGCAGCAAGAACCCGGAACGGGCACTGGCCTTCTATCAGAAGATGGTGCTGGACAAACGGTATAATCAGCTGACGCAATACGGCATTGAAGGCAAGAACTACACGGTCGAAGATGGCTACTACAAGCTTGTTGGCACCAGCACCTCCAACGGCTTCACCCGGGAAGGCATGAACGGCTGGGCGTGGAGAAATCCGGAGTTCATGCTGTTCGACAAGGGCTTTGACGGGGTCAAGGCGATCTTTGATGAGCTGGATAAAATCCAGAAGCCGGATCTGTTCCTGGGCTTCGCCGAGGACTACAGCTCTTATCAGGCAGAGAAGGCTGCGCTTGAGCAGGTAGAGAAGCAGTATCTGTTCCCGCTGGAGGCCGGTCTGGTAGATGATGTGGATAAGGGCCTGGAGACCTTCATGCAGAAGGCCAAGCAGGCGGGCCTGGAGAAAATTCAGGCGGAGTGGACGAAGCAGTGGGAGGCTTATGTTGCGGAGAAGAATCTAAAGTAG
- a CDS encoding AraC family transcriptional regulator, giving the protein MRLNKIGNQRALYSRLLVSITLCVSLTFLVSTIIYYNYYIGVEKKQTFQSDLGNLTQTSREVMNMTDAAQSLSFQIYRNSTISKIVFYDKPDIYDVTAAMSELGNYLSSMPYIESIYVYNPKGGQLYVASSHGQNGVYTEKELVDTSILDILSHYQNYKAFTPIPRVYSNGALENDQVRAYTFLCLDAIGWDRAINSAVIVNISAPWINKEIAGPADSTSATYILDDQGAFRSSNSLQPQELTREETGFIEQRIKGREAGYFIAPFKGVNSLISYTSPDDLSWQYVRITPYEIITKQTNNIRNTTLLIAGLVLVAGIGLSWIMSRSLYLPMNRIVSEMHILETEKRDSMFMIRQNTLRDLILGLKPLQSMQQVEKLRQLGIHFTFNDDYRLILLRIDRYREFREARSSYLLASKFAIMNIASEICGQTYRVETVDMNDDGILVLLNIIDPVEYTDTGLIEALLRQIQQACSDYLKISLTLTYSHIDRNASQLHQLYQQVREASNHRLFYGHGCILNARDICALDSSTYHYPADKEKKLADALLSGKLTDAAEQFSAMIRETGAFPYQTAQLTVSRLSVTVREIMNTIQKRNRLQIDGMAELPSLDAIETIDELEEAFAALFHTLQEQLAGKKNTKQHDLICQINAKINEDYMKPHLSLNQIADELDMSPIYISRLYKQQTMNSIVDVILEVRMREVCALLENTDLPVTAIAERCGFTSSSYLHRMFKRSFGTTPTDYRRLKSVRMN; this is encoded by the coding sequence ATGAGACTGAACAAGATCGGCAATCAACGGGCACTGTACAGCAGACTGCTTGTGAGCATAACGCTTTGCGTATCCTTAACCTTTCTGGTCTCCACCATCATTTATTACAACTACTATATCGGCGTAGAAAAGAAACAGACCTTCCAGTCCGATCTCGGCAACCTAACGCAGACCAGCCGGGAGGTCATGAACATGACCGATGCTGCGCAATCGCTTTCTTTTCAAATCTACCGCAACAGCACCATCTCCAAAATCGTGTTCTACGATAAGCCGGACATCTACGATGTCACCGCCGCCATGTCCGAGCTGGGCAACTATCTGAGCTCCATGCCTTATATTGAATCCATCTATGTATATAATCCCAAGGGCGGGCAGCTGTATGTTGCCTCCTCCCATGGCCAGAACGGCGTATATACCGAAAAGGAGCTGGTCGACACCTCCATTCTGGATATCCTGAGCCACTATCAGAACTATAAGGCGTTCACCCCAATTCCCAGGGTCTATTCTAACGGCGCACTGGAGAATGATCAGGTCCGTGCCTACACCTTCCTGTGTCTGGATGCCATCGGCTGGGACCGGGCCATCAATTCGGCAGTGATTGTGAATATTTCGGCTCCGTGGATTAACAAAGAGATCGCCGGCCCGGCGGACTCCACCAGCGCGACCTACATTCTGGACGACCAAGGCGCGTTCCGCTCCAGCAACAGCCTGCAGCCCCAGGAGCTTACCCGGGAAGAAACGGGTTTCATTGAGCAGCGGATCAAAGGCCGGGAGGCCGGATATTTCATCGCGCCCTTTAAGGGGGTCAACTCGCTAATCTCCTATACCTCACCGGATGATTTAAGCTGGCAGTATGTGCGGATTACGCCGTATGAGATCATTACGAAGCAGACCAACAACATCCGTAACACCACCCTGCTGATTGCAGGTCTTGTGCTCGTGGCCGGCATCGGCCTCTCCTGGATCATGTCCAGAAGCCTCTACCTGCCGATGAACCGGATTGTCAGCGAGATGCATATCCTGGAAACCGAGAAGCGTGACAGCATGTTCATGATCCGGCAAAATACACTGCGGGACCTGATCCTCGGCCTGAAGCCGCTGCAATCCATGCAGCAAGTGGAGAAGCTGCGCCAGCTGGGCATTCATTTCACCTTCAATGATGATTACCGGCTGATCCTGCTGCGGATTGACCGTTACCGGGAGTTCCGGGAAGCCCGCTCTTCTTATCTGCTGGCCTCCAAGTTCGCCATTATGAACATCGCCTCCGAAATTTGCGGCCAGACCTACCGCGTGGAGACTGTGGATATGAACGATGACGGAATTCTGGTGCTGCTGAACATTATCGATCCCGTGGAGTATACGGATACCGGCCTGATCGAGGCCCTGCTCCGGCAGATTCAGCAGGCCTGCTCCGACTATCTGAAGATCAGCCTTACCCTGACCTACAGCCATATTGACCGTAATGCCAGCCAGCTGCATCAGCTCTATCAACAGGTTCGCGAGGCGTCGAATCACCGCCTGTTCTATGGACATGGCTGCATCCTTAATGCCCGGGACATCTGTGCGCTGGATTCAAGCACTTATCATTATCCGGCGGACAAGGAGAAAAAACTGGCGGATGCGCTGCTGAGCGGCAAGCTGACGGACGCCGCCGAACAGTTCAGCGCGATGATCCGCGAGACCGGGGCCTTCCCTTACCAGACCGCGCAGTTAACCGTGTCCAGGCTCAGCGTCACCGTCAGAGAGATCATGAACACTATCCAGAAGCGTAATCGCTTACAAATCGATGGAATGGCTGAGCTGCCTAGCCTGGACGCTATCGAAACGATAGACGAGCTGGAGGAGGCCTTCGCCGCCCTCTTCCATACCCTGCAGGAGCAGCTGGCCGGCAAAAAGAACACCAAGCAGCACGATCTCATCTGCCAGATTAACGCGAAGATCAACGAGGATTACATGAAGCCTCATCTGAGCCTGAACCAGATCGCCGATGAGCTGGATATGTCACCCATCTATATCAGCCGCCTCTACAAGCAGCAAACCATGAACAGCATCGTGGATGTCATTCTGGAGGTGCGGATGCGTGAGGTGTGTGCCCTGCTGGAGAACACCGACCTGCCCGTCACTGCGATAGCCGAGCGCTGCGGCTTCACCAGCAGCTCCTACCTGCACCGGATGTTCAAGCGCAGCTTCGGTACAACGCCTACCGATTACCGGCGGTTGAAGAGTGTGCGGATGAACTAG
- a CDS encoding AraC family transcriptional regulator → MDRVLYIVNAEHEAGTYIPPHQHECFELVYYIHGQGTCSIGQRSYHFRPSTFALIPAGFKHDENHQPSPEVLFVGFHCGNPVINSLSGVFDDDKEHTVLQTLQRMSAEFKRKRDGFSELLNLQMSEITVYLQRLLSASDFHSPAEDQMQYVLNYMNEHYRHKLSVASLAEMSGYSYDRFRHLFKERFMHSPHRYLLLKRLDYAKSLLLHSQMHISEVSAAAGFVNDAQFCNMFKREIGLSPRTFRIQSRVL, encoded by the coding sequence ATGGATCGTGTCCTATATATTGTAAATGCAGAACATGAAGCGGGTACCTATATCCCTCCGCACCAGCATGAGTGCTTCGAGCTTGTCTATTACATCCATGGTCAGGGCACCTGCAGCATCGGCCAGCGCAGCTATCACTTCCGGCCCTCTACCTTCGCCCTCATACCGGCAGGCTTCAAGCATGATGAGAATCATCAGCCCAGCCCGGAGGTGCTGTTCGTTGGCTTTCACTGTGGCAATCCGGTGATTAATTCGCTGTCCGGTGTGTTTGATGACGATAAAGAGCACACCGTACTACAGACCCTGCAACGGATGAGCGCCGAGTTCAAGCGCAAGCGCGACGGGTTCAGCGAGCTGCTGAATCTGCAAATGAGTGAAATTACCGTCTATCTCCAGCGGCTGCTCAGCGCCTCCGATTTCCATTCCCCGGCAGAGGATCAGATGCAGTATGTGCTCAATTATATGAACGAGCATTACCGCCACAAGCTCTCGGTGGCTTCGCTGGCAGAGATGTCCGGATACAGCTATGACCGCTTCCGGCATTTGTTCAAGGAGCGGTTCATGCACTCCCCTCACCGTTATCTTTTACTAAAACGCCTGGATTATGCCAAGTCGCTCCTCCTGCACAGCCAAATGCATATTTCCGAGGTCTCGGCTGCAGCCGGATTCGTCAACGATGCCCAGTTCTGCAATATGTTCAAACGGGAGATCGGCCTCTCCCCGCGCACCTTCCGCATTCAGAGCAGAGTTTTATAG